The following nucleotide sequence is from Deinococcus multiflagellatus.
ACCCCGCCCCAGCCGGCCAGCGCTGGGGCGGCTTCCCTTTCTGCTGGCCCGGAGGCCCTATGCGCCGATTCTTGTCCATCCTCCTGGGCGCGGTGGCCCTGTCCGCTGCGGCATTGCAGTAGCAATGAGCCGGAGAATCGGGTTTTCACCTGTCCGTTCATGGGAACGTTGGCCAGCGCGGGCTGACGGCACAGTGGCGTGCGTGTGCGGCGGCCGTCCGCCTCCACCAGAGGGCCGCCACGGTCTCGATGCGAGATGATCACCACCAGCGCGGCACCCGCGCGCGGTATGCTTGGTACGTCTCCCCATGGACACCGTGCAAGTAGGCCTCCTCCAGCCGGACCTGCACCTGCATCAGGACCTCCCCCGCCACCAGCAGCGTCAGGGTCACCGCCTGTGGCGCGGCCAAGAACAGACCCAGCAACATCAGGCGCATGGCCAGGAAGATCGGATTGCGCGAGCGGGCAAACACGCCGCTTTGCACCAAAGCGGTTCGCGCCCGCTCGTCCAGTCCGATTCGCCAGGACGCGCCCATCTGGGCCTGGGCCACCAGGGTCAGCCCCAGGGCACCAGCCATCAGAAGCCAGCCCCCACCCTGAAGCGCGGGGCTGACCAACCAGGGCAACGTCCCCACCAGCGCCGCTGCCTGGGACGCGGCGGCGAGTCCCCCCGTGGTCAGCAGCACAGCCGCCATCAGCAGGCGCATGGCCGCGCCCACATACCCCTGCGGACTGTCATCCTGGGGCAACACGTACGGATTGGCCCCCGTTTGCCGCCAGACCAGCACCGAGCGCCAGACAAACGCGAGCAGCAGGTACAGCAGGGTGAGGGCGAACAGCGCTGGATACGAC
It contains:
- a CDS encoding methyltransferase family protein, with the protein product MESQVSYPALFALTLLYLLLAFVWRSVLVWRQTGANPYVLPQDDSPQGYVGAAMRLLMAAVLLTTGGLAAASQAAALVGTLPWLVSPALQGGGWLLMAGALGLTLVAQAQMGASWRIGLDERARTALVQSGVFARSRNPIFLAMRLMLLGLFLAAPQAVTLTLLVAGEVLMQVQVRLEEAYLHGVHGETYQAYRARVPRWW